The genomic segment CCACGTCGACGGGTGACATCGCGCACCGTGAGAAAGCGAATCGACTCACGATCGCTCAGGGCGATGGCGACGCCCTTCTCATTGAAGATTGCTAAATGGATGGTGAGTCCCAGGCTCAGCCAGTGGCTCGCCTGCTCCGGGGAGGCAAACATCTTTTCTACATATGTTTGCTGCTCTGTAGGGATCTCATTTAAGTGATGAATTGTCAGACGCATGATGCACTCTTTACCTCACACAAAATTGTTGGGGATTTTATCATGAACTGTGATGCGGATCTGGTTATAATCCGCCTGTTTTTTGT from the Dongshaea marina genome contains:
- a CDS encoding acetyl-CoA sensor PanZ family protein encodes the protein MRLTIHHLNEIPTEQQTYVEKMFASPEQASHWLSLGLTIHLAIFNEKGVAIALSDRESIRFLTVRDVTRRRGVGRYLLEQLQVWMRDQGYPKITMDLASLEPQPASELRALLVNQQFEADGSCYQLTL